In the genome of Candidatus Electrothrix rattekaaiensis, the window GTGGATACCTCGGATGAATGGATTACCGCTCGGACCGGTATCCGTACCCGACGTATCGCCGGTGACGGTGAACAAAATTATCAGCTTGCATCCAAGGCAGCGGAAAAAGCTTTAGAAGCAGCCGGAGTCGGTGCGGAAGAGATTGATTTGGTCGCTGTCGCCACCCTGACCCCCCATATGATGATGCCCTCCTGCGCCTGCTTTGTCCAGGCCGAGATCGGGGCGAAAAACGCCTTTGCCTTTGATCTGAATGCCGCCTGCTCGGGTTTTCTCTACGGGCTTGATATGGCGGGAAAATATATCGCTGCAAATCCTAAGATGAAAATCCTGTTGGTCGGCTCGGAGACCCTTTCCGCGCGGATGAATTGGGAGGATCGTAATACCTGTATCCTGTTCGGTGACGGAGCCGGAGCCTGTGTGCTCACCGGTGCTGAACAACGCGGGATTGTGGACTGCAGCCTCTTTTCCGACGGCAGCCTCTGGAAATTACTCTACATGGACAGTCCGGCCAGTCGTAATCCAGATCTCCTTATAAAACAACGCAACGGCTGTTTTATGCAGATGACCGGACGTGATGTTTTCAAGCATGCTGTTCGGGCCATGGAAAACGCTGTTCTTGATCTGCTTGATCGTCAGCAGATTTCAATCAATGACATTTCTTTGATCATTCCCCATCAGGCAAACATACGAATTCTCAAAAAGTTAACGGAAAGGC includes:
- a CDS encoding beta-ketoacyl-ACP synthase III encodes the protein MHRAVVLGTGSCLPRRVLTNDDLEQMVDTSDEWITARTGIRTRRIAGDGEQNYQLASKAAEKALEAAGVGAEEIDLVAVATLTPHMMMPSCACFVQAEIGAKNAFAFDLNAACSGFLYGLDMAGKYIAANPKMKILLVGSETLSARMNWEDRNTCILFGDGAGACVLTGAEQRGIVDCSLFSDGSLWKLLYMDSPASRNPDLLIKQRNGCFMQMTGRDVFKHAVRAMENAVLDLLDRQQISINDISLIIPHQANIRILKKLTERLGADQEKVFINVDKYGNTSAASIPIALDEANRQKLLEQGDLVLFCSFGGGFTWGSMLMQW